The following are from one region of the Carnobacterium gallinarum DSM 4847 genome:
- the murQ gene encoding N-acetylmuramic acid 6-phosphate etherase, which produces MNLDKLTTEARNQATMNLDTLSTKEILTLMNQEDQKVALAVEKELPSITKVVDQIISAFEKEGRLIYMGAGTSGRLGVLDAAECVPTFSADPSMVQGLIAGGMQAMTVAVEGAEDSKELGEADLKAIQLTENDVVVGLAASGRTPYVIGGLEYANQIGAVTATISCNTDAEISQYATFPIEVNVGAEILTGSTRLKSGTAQKLVLNMLSTVSMIGIGKVYQNLMVDVKPTNEKLEERSKRIIMEATDCTYEVASQKFVEAGHQVKLAIVMILTNSTKEAAAEKLVTAKGFIRKTV; this is translated from the coding sequence ATGAATTTAGATAAATTAACAACAGAAGCAAGAAACCAAGCAACAATGAATTTGGATACATTAAGTACCAAAGAAATTCTAACTCTAATGAACCAAGAAGATCAAAAAGTAGCTCTAGCAGTTGAAAAAGAGTTGCCTAGTATTACTAAGGTTGTTGATCAAATCATTAGTGCATTTGAAAAAGAAGGTCGTTTAATTTATATGGGTGCTGGAACTAGTGGGCGTTTAGGTGTGCTAGATGCAGCCGAATGTGTACCAACTTTTAGTGCTGATCCAAGTATGGTGCAAGGACTAATTGCTGGTGGAATGCAAGCTATGACTGTTGCGGTTGAAGGAGCAGAAGATTCTAAAGAGCTTGGAGAAGCAGATTTAAAGGCAATTCAATTGACTGAAAATGATGTAGTTGTTGGATTAGCAGCAAGTGGTCGGACTCCATATGTCATTGGTGGTTTAGAATATGCCAATCAAATTGGAGCAGTAACTGCAACGATTTCATGTAATACGGATGCTGAAATTAGTCAATATGCAACTTTCCCGATTGAAGTAAACGTTGGAGCTGAAATCTTAACTGGATCTACTCGTTTGAAATCGGGAACAGCACAAAAATTAGTACTAAATATGTTATCAACCGTTTCAATGATTGGTATTGGTAAAGTTTATCAAAACCTAATGGTAGATGTAAAACCAACCAATGAAAAATTAGAAGAGCGCTCAAAACGAATTATTATGGAAGCTACAGATTGTACTTACGAAGTTGCTAGCCAAAAATTTGTAGAGGCTGGTCATCAAGTTAAATTAGCAATTGTCATGATTTTAACAAATAGCACAAAAGAAGCAGCAGCAGAAAAATTAGTTACTGCAAAAGGTTTTATTCGTAAAACCGTTTAA
- a CDS encoding DUF871 domain-containing protein, producing MFGISVFLGEDLNEETEQFICQMNENGFKGIFSSLHIPEDDTSRYRQRLEVLGNLANKLKMELMVDISGEALHKIGLSFDRPAELLATGITGLRMDYAIENQVMAELSQHLKVALNASTITDKDVSELKMHQANFQNMEAWHNYYPRPETGLAKEIVTQKNQWLKELGFRVMAFVPGNQKLRGPLFKGLPTLEKHRNGHPLAAAIELVRECAVEDIYLGDPQIDARTMKQFKDYLTEETILLHAEPVQESSYFSLILGTHENRFDPARDAVRSADARFREPTEIIPAGALPRTKGSITIDNQKYGRYMGEIQLPLVDLPRDEKVNVVGQVIAEDLPLINSCSQAGQKFRIKLV from the coding sequence ATGTTTGGGATTTCAGTTTTTCTTGGAGAAGATTTAAACGAGGAAACAGAACAGTTTATTTGCCAAATGAATGAGAACGGATTCAAAGGAATCTTTTCATCGTTACACATACCAGAAGATGATACAAGTCGCTATCGTCAACGATTAGAAGTTTTAGGAAATTTAGCCAATAAATTAAAAATGGAATTGATGGTAGATATTTCTGGAGAAGCGTTGCATAAAATTGGTCTTTCTTTTGATCGACCAGCTGAGCTTTTAGCAACGGGGATTACTGGATTACGGATGGATTATGCAATCGAAAATCAAGTGATGGCGGAACTTAGCCAACATCTTAAAGTGGCTTTAAATGCCAGTACGATTACAGATAAAGATGTAAGCGAATTAAAAATGCATCAAGCTAACTTTCAAAATATGGAAGCTTGGCATAATTATTATCCACGACCAGAAACTGGGCTGGCGAAAGAAATAGTTACTCAGAAAAATCAATGGCTGAAAGAATTAGGTTTTAGAGTAATGGCTTTTGTACCAGGAAATCAAAAATTACGAGGTCCCTTATTCAAAGGACTGCCAACATTAGAAAAGCATCGTAATGGACATCCATTAGCTGCAGCAATAGAGTTAGTAAGAGAGTGTGCTGTAGAGGATATTTATCTTGGTGATCCACAGATTGATGCCCGAACAATGAAGCAGTTTAAGGATTACTTAACTGAGGAAACAATTTTATTACATGCTGAACCTGTTCAAGAAAGCTCATATTTTTCATTAATATTAGGTACTCATGAAAATCGTTTTGATCCTGCAAGAGATGCAGTTCGGAGCGCAGATGCTAGATTCAGAGAACCAACAGAGATTATTCCAGCAGGAGCATTGCCACGAACCAAAGGCAGTATCACCATTGATAACCAAAAATATGGACGTTACATGGGTGAGATTCAGTTGCCGTTAGTTGATTTGCCTAGAGATGAAAAGGTGAATGTAGTGGGTCAAGTAATTGCTGAAGATTTACCTTTAATCAATAGCTGTAGTCAAGCAGGACAGAAATTTAGAATTAAACTAGTTTAA
- a CDS encoding IS256 family transposase, with the protein MTQVHFTLNNEEVQSIIEHSVKDDVSKNILTTVFNQLMENQRTEYIKADDYERSESRQSQRNGYYERDFTTRVGTLELRVPRTRDGEFSPTVFERYQRNEKALLASMLEMYVSGVSTRKVSKIVEELCGKSVSKSFVSSLTEQLDPLVNEWQNRSLSDINYPYLMTDVLYIKIREDNRVLSKSCHIAIGITKDGDREIIGFMIQNEESDNTWSNFFEYLKERGLQGVELVISDAHKGLVSAIRKSFTNASWQRCQVHFLRNIFTTIPKKNSKPFREAVKAIFKFTDINLAREAKNRLVEEYYDQKKYTKAYETLDNGFEDAFQYTVLGNSHNRLKSTNLLERLNQEVRRREKIIRIFPNHASANRLIGAVLMDLHEEWISSTRKYINFSK; encoded by the coding sequence ATGACCCAAGTACATTTTACACTGAACAACGAAGAGGTTCAAAGTATTATTGAACATTCCGTTAAAGATGATGTGTCTAAAAATATTTTAACGACAGTTTTCAATCAGTTGATGGAAAACCAACGAACAGAATACATTAAAGCTGATGACTATGAACGATCTGAAAGTCGTCAGAGTCAACGAAATGGCTACTACGAGCGTGACTTTACGACTCGCGTTGGTACACTTGAATTAAGAGTACCTAGAACACGTGATGGTGAGTTTTCACCGACGGTGTTTGAGCGGTATCAGCGAAATGAAAAGGCGCTGCTTGCTTCAATGCTTGAGATGTATGTTTCAGGCGTTTCAACACGTAAAGTCTCTAAGATTGTTGAGGAGTTATGTGGTAAATCAGTTTCTAAGTCCTTTGTTTCTAGTCTGACTGAACAGTTAGACCCTCTGGTCAATGAATGGCAAAATCGATCGCTTTCAGATATAAACTATCCTTACTTGATGACTGATGTCCTGTACATAAAGATTAGAGAAGATAATCGAGTACTTTCTAAGAGTTGTCACATTGCGATTGGAATAACCAAAGATGGCGATCGTGAAATTATTGGCTTCATGATTCAAAATGAAGAGAGTGATAACACATGGTCTAACTTCTTTGAATACTTAAAAGAAAGAGGATTACAAGGTGTAGAACTCGTTATTTCTGACGCTCATAAAGGCTTAGTATCTGCGATTCGTAAATCCTTTACCAACGCAAGTTGGCAGAGATGCCAAGTTCACTTCTTAAGAAATATCTTTACAACAATTCCTAAGAAGAATTCTAAACCTTTTAGAGAAGCTGTAAAAGCTATCTTCAAGTTTACGGATATTAATTTAGCACGAGAAGCTAAAAATCGTCTGGTTGAAGAATACTACGACCAAAAGAAATACACAAAAGCTTACGAGACCTTAGATAATGGCTTCGAAGATGCCTTTCAATATACTGTCCTAGGTAACTCCCACAATCGACTAAAAAGTACCAATCTTCTTGAACGATTAAACCAAGAGGTTCGCAGAAGAGAAAAGATCATTCGAATCTTTCCAAATCATGCTTCAGCCAATCGATTGATTGGGGCAGTTCTTATGGACCTGCATGAAGAATGGATTAGTTCTACAAGAAAGTATATAAATTTTAGCAAGTAA
- a CDS encoding heavy metal translocating P-type ATPase, with protein sequence MLHGLLTFTQLYGLYQNTPSKTASMIESIENTYVKIVLIFVPLMIAIFYFILQWGWNESFYRGMVLLVVASPCALVASATPATLAAISNGAKHGILFKGGAYLENFAQLKAIAFDKTGTLTKGMPVVTDTFFVSKNQQAEILNVVVAMEKTSTHPIAKALVTEFNHAVTNSTVASTIIDHTGHGLECWAYGSNWKIGKKDFILEDKLQNTTLFTQAETLQNQGKTVIYIKRNTELVAYFGLLDVPKSDAKEMIDFFKAHHIQTIMITGDNQATGETIGKQLGVDEIYANCLPAEKTKLIQQLKEKYGTIGMVGDGINDAPALANASIGIAMGGGTDIAIDVADVVLMKNELNMLSYSYDLSKKLKKVTIQNMIFSISIIILLILSNLFQYITLPLGVIGHEGSTILVILNGLRLLQSIKEKDSLPPKQKKHSVAKSLLTER encoded by the coding sequence CTGTTACATGGCCTTTTAACTTTTACACAATTATATGGACTTTATCAAAATACGCCATCTAAAACAGCTTCTATGATTGAAAGCATTGAAAATACTTATGTAAAGATTGTCTTAATTTTTGTTCCACTAATGATTGCCATTTTCTACTTTATCCTACAATGGGGTTGGAATGAATCTTTCTATCGTGGCATGGTTCTATTAGTTGTCGCTTCCCCATGTGCTTTAGTTGCATCGGCTACACCAGCTACTTTGGCAGCTATTTCAAATGGAGCAAAACACGGAATTCTTTTCAAAGGTGGGGCTTACTTAGAAAATTTTGCACAGTTAAAAGCTATTGCCTTTGATAAAACAGGAACTTTAACTAAAGGAATGCCTGTAGTAACCGATACTTTCTTTGTTTCCAAAAATCAGCAAGCAGAGATTCTCAATGTTGTTGTTGCCATGGAAAAAACATCTACTCATCCAATCGCAAAGGCTCTTGTAACAGAATTTAATCACGCTGTTACTAACTCTACTGTTGCATCAACCATCATTGATCATACCGGACATGGACTAGAATGTTGGGCCTACGGTAGTAATTGGAAAATTGGTAAAAAAGATTTTATCCTTGAAGATAAACTACAAAATACAACACTATTTACTCAAGCAGAGACCTTGCAAAATCAAGGGAAAACGGTTATTTATATTAAACGAAATACAGAACTAGTAGCTTACTTTGGATTATTAGATGTTCCTAAAAGTGATGCTAAAGAGATGATTGACTTCTTTAAAGCTCACCATATTCAAACCATTATGATTACTGGTGACAACCAAGCAACTGGTGAAACTATTGGCAAACAACTTGGTGTAGATGAAATCTATGCCAATTGCCTACCTGCCGAAAAAACAAAACTAATCCAGCAATTAAAAGAAAAATATGGAACTATTGGAATGGTTGGAGATGGCATCAATGACGCTCCTGCCTTAGCAAATGCTTCTATCGGTATTGCGATGGGAGGAGGAACAGATATTGCCATTGACGTTGCGGATGTTGTTTTAATGAAAAATGAATTAAACATGCTCAGCTATAGTTATGATTTATCAAAAAAATTAAAAAAGGTAACTATCCAAAATATGATTTTCTCAATTAGCATCATCATTTTGTTGATTCTATCCAATCTTTTTCAATATATTACTCTTCCTCTTGGAGTCATTGGTCATGAAGGAAGCACCATTTTAGTCATTTTAAATGGGCTGCGTTTATTACAATCAATCAAAGAAAAAGATAGTCTACCACCAAAACAAAAAAAACATTCAGTCGCTAAAAGCTTACTGACTGAACGTTAA
- a CDS encoding helix-turn-helix domain-containing protein, translated as MMKELGEKIKETRITKGLTQKDLADGICTQATISNLENGASFPALGTLLAISDRLNIEFSEIYEYTALNKNGYSDIFKKIRVLCGQGKYAEAYKMIAAEVEFDKLETVYETKQYYYYLGITSLLGADKYSDALYNFNLALFTETGKNLDIIDVLTTNAIGLAYDMNAEKEKAKTYFEKSISQLNEVIGHLDSLQDTIEITKVYYNSARFYGKIEEFKKALEFVELGIDLQQKQSTSYTLGYLMYEKGYILFKLGNKVDAEKSYFCAAALGELNEDAALISDVKKSMKEHKIAGYKYW; from the coding sequence ATGATGAAAGAACTTGGTGAAAAGATTAAAGAAACCCGTATAACAAAAGGGTTAACTCAAAAGGATTTAGCAGATGGAATCTGTACTCAGGCAACAATTAGTAATTTGGAGAATGGTGCAAGTTTTCCTGCATTAGGCACTTTATTGGCGATTTCTGATCGCTTAAATATTGAATTTAGTGAGATTTATGAATATACAGCATTAAACAAAAATGGTTATTCAGATATCTTTAAGAAAATTCGTGTTTTATGTGGACAAGGAAAATATGCTGAAGCATACAAAATGATTGCTGCTGAAGTTGAATTTGATAAATTGGAAACAGTTTATGAAACCAAACAATATTATTACTATCTGGGAATTACAAGTTTGCTTGGGGCAGATAAGTACTCAGATGCTTTGTACAATTTTAATCTAGCATTGTTTACAGAAACAGGCAAGAATCTAGATATTATTGATGTTTTGACAACGAATGCAATTGGTTTAGCGTATGATATGAATGCTGAAAAAGAAAAAGCGAAGACTTATTTCGAGAAATCAATTTCACAATTAAATGAAGTGATTGGACATTTAGATTCTTTACAAGATACAATTGAAATTACTAAAGTTTATTATAACTCTGCAAGATTCTACGGAAAAATCGAAGAATTTAAAAAAGCATTAGAATTTGTAGAATTAGGTATTGATTTACAACAAAAACAAAGCACATCTTATACATTAGGTTATTTGATGTATGAAAAAGGCTATATTTTGTTTAAACTAGGAAATAAAGTAGATGCTGAAAAATCTTACTTCTGTGCAGCTGCACTTGGTGAGTTAAATGAAGACGCTGCTTTAATCAGTGATGTTAAGAAAAGTATGAAGGAACACAAAATTGCGGGATATAAATACTGGTAA
- a CDS encoding HAAS domain-containing protein — protein sequence MKEKKLNKGALIGVVGFNSSIGLGALISLYALLACFWILTLTAIACPGIMIFAGLIKIQAVTALRIFLAVLLSSVGVELFPIALKLSRHLIQLTKQYLNLNKKILYR from the coding sequence ATGAAAGAAAAAAAACTGAATAAAGGAGCCTTAATCGGAGTAGTTGGTTTTAACTCAAGTATTGGCTTAGGCGCACTTATTTCTTTATATGCATTATTGGCTTGTTTTTGGATACTTACCTTAACCGCAATTGCTTGTCCAGGAATTATGATTTTTGCAGGACTAATTAAAATTCAAGCAGTTACTGCTCTACGAATTTTTTTAGCTGTTTTATTATCTAGTGTTGGAGTAGAGTTATTCCCGATTGCACTGAAGCTCTCTCGTCATCTAATTCAACTAACAAAACAGTATTTAAATTTAAATAAAAAAATTCTTTACCGATAA
- a CDS encoding aspartate kinase translates to MKVIKFGGSSLASGAQLKKVFQIVKEDPTRKFVVVSAPGKRSKDDEKVTDLLIDCATKSLLNEDIQPILEKIIARYRSIAEELDLGTEIVAEIQANLEELVAGDKNKPDYYLDAFKASGENNNAKLIAAYFNHEGLKASYINPLDAGLYVTDEPGNAQVLPEAYDNLYELRNSADILIIPGFFGYTKTGKISTFSRGGSDITGAIVANGVKADVYENFTDVDAIYAANPNVVQNPAEILNLTYKEMRELSYAGFSVFHDEALFPAFKAGIPVQIKNTNNPSAEGTRIARERPKTNQAVVGIASSKGFSSIYIEKYLMNREIGFGRKVMGILESDGLSYEHTPSGIDDLTVILRSAQLTKEKESELINQLKNELGADIVTIHHHIALMMVVGEDMRCNIGTMSKASEALAKNNINIEMINQGSSEVSMMFGVSEADEEKALKALYEAFF, encoded by the coding sequence ATGAAGGTCATTAAATTTGGTGGAAGCTCGTTAGCTTCAGGAGCCCAATTAAAAAAAGTATTTCAAATTGTAAAAGAGGATCCAACACGTAAGTTTGTCGTAGTTTCAGCTCCGGGAAAACGTTCAAAAGATGATGAAAAAGTAACCGACTTATTAATTGATTGTGCCACAAAATCGCTCTTAAATGAAGATATTCAGCCAATCCTAGAAAAAATTATCGCTCGCTATAGAAGTATTGCGGAAGAATTAGATTTAGGGACAGAAATTGTTGCAGAAATTCAAGCAAATCTTGAAGAATTAGTGGCAGGTGATAAAAATAAACCGGATTATTACTTAGATGCCTTTAAGGCTAGTGGTGAAAATAATAATGCCAAATTAATTGCAGCTTATTTTAATCATGAAGGTCTAAAAGCTAGCTATATTAATCCTTTAGATGCTGGGTTATATGTGACAGATGAACCTGGTAATGCTCAGGTTTTGCCAGAGGCATATGATAACTTGTATGAATTAAGAAATTCTGCTGATATTTTAATTATTCCGGGCTTCTTTGGATACACAAAAACAGGGAAGATCAGCACTTTTTCTAGAGGCGGTTCAGATATTACCGGCGCTATTGTAGCAAATGGAGTAAAGGCTGATGTTTATGAAAATTTTACGGATGTAGATGCTATTTATGCAGCAAATCCTAATGTTGTTCAAAATCCAGCAGAGATTCTGAATTTAACCTATAAAGAAATGCGTGAACTTTCTTACGCTGGTTTTTCAGTTTTTCATGATGAGGCGCTTTTTCCAGCCTTTAAAGCCGGCATTCCTGTTCAAATAAAAAATACAAATAATCCAAGTGCAGAAGGAACTCGAATTGCTCGCGAACGTCCTAAAACAAACCAAGCAGTAGTGGGTATCGCTAGTTCTAAAGGTTTTAGTAGTATTTATATTGAAAAATATTTAATGAATCGGGAAATTGGTTTTGGTCGTAAGGTTATGGGAATTCTGGAATCAGATGGGCTTAGTTATGAACATACACCATCTGGAATTGATGATTTAACAGTTATTTTGCGTAGTGCTCAGTTAACGAAAGAAAAAGAAAGTGAATTAATTAATCAATTAAAAAACGAACTTGGTGCAGATATTGTAACCATTCATCATCATATTGCGTTAATGATGGTTGTTGGGGAAGATATGCGTTGTAATATTGGAACAATGAGCAAAGCTTCAGAAGCTTTAGCTAAAAATAATATCAATATTGAAATGATTAACCAAGGTTCTTCAGAGGTAAGTATGATGTTTGGTGTTTCAGAAGCGGATGAAGAAAAAGCTTTAAAAGCTTTGTATGAAGCTTTTTTCTAA
- a CDS encoding DUF4828 domain-containing protein has translation MKNRFRILLGISMLAGLTGSTIMHRKQKKWTTSPLDSHLFFLGSWRKSESPSSDSAFLTFNRTGSVTLNKKLLKGNIIQLNEQQLIFEDSYGYQLILNKLGENKLNLYDDAEDKEYILERIS, from the coding sequence ATGAAGAATCGTTTCAGAATATTACTCGGTATTTCAATGTTGGCAGGGCTAACAGGTTCCACTATTATGCATAGAAAACAAAAAAAATGGACTACTTCTCCACTTGATTCTCATTTATTTTTCCTTGGCTCTTGGCGGAAAAGTGAATCACCTTCATCAGACTCGGCATTTTTAACATTCAATCGTACTGGGAGTGTTACCTTAAATAAAAAACTACTAAAAGGAAACATTATTCAATTGAATGAACAGCAATTAATATTTGAAGATAGTTACGGCTATCAACTTATTCTAAACAAACTTGGGGAGAATAAACTGAATTTATACGATGATGCAGAAGATAAAGAATATATTTTAGAACGCATCTCGTAA
- a CDS encoding SPFH domain-containing protein: MKEKKTFAINGYIGIIILILMALSGLGLVILGIGMITTAVNFTFIIVGVLLLLISAIFASTVTIVAPNQAKLIVLFGRYLGTIRENGMFITVPFTNKLHISLRVRNFNSAKLKVNDVDGNPIEIAAVVVFKVIDTAKAAFDVDYYEQFIEIQSETAIRHVATKYPYDSFEDTDITLRGNSSEVSQELSEELQRRLEVAGVEIIEARLTHLAYSTEIASAMLQRQQAKAILSARKIIVEGAVGMTQLAIAQLEEEGILKLNDERRLQLVNNLLVSIITDKGTQPVINTGDVS, from the coding sequence ATGAAAGAGAAAAAAACCTTTGCCATCAATGGGTATATTGGAATTATTATTTTAATTCTAATGGCTCTTTCCGGATTAGGCTTAGTGATTTTAGGAATTGGAATGATAACAACTGCAGTTAATTTTACATTTATTATTGTAGGTGTACTTTTATTACTAATTTCAGCTATTTTTGCTAGTACTGTTACAATTGTCGCACCGAATCAAGCTAAATTAATTGTTTTATTTGGTCGATATTTAGGAACAATTCGTGAAAATGGAATGTTTATTACCGTACCATTTACGAATAAACTGCATATCTCATTACGAGTACGAAATTTCAACAGTGCAAAATTAAAAGTAAATGATGTAGATGGAAATCCTATCGAAATTGCAGCAGTAGTTGTATTTAAAGTTATTGATACAGCAAAAGCTGCCTTTGATGTTGATTATTACGAGCAATTTATTGAGATTCAAAGTGAAACAGCCATTCGTCATGTTGCGACTAAATATCCGTATGATTCATTTGAAGATACTGATATTACATTGCGAGGAAATTCTTCAGAAGTGTCTCAAGAACTTTCAGAAGAACTACAACGTAGACTTGAAGTTGCTGGTGTTGAAATCATCGAAGCTCGTTTAACGCATTTAGCTTATTCAACAGAAATTGCTAGTGCTATGTTACAACGTCAACAAGCAAAAGCGATTTTAAGTGCTCGTAAGATTATTGTTGAGGGCGCTGTTGGAATGACTCAGTTAGCCATTGCTCAACTAGAAGAAGAAGGCATCCTAAAACTTAATGATGAACGTCGCTTACAGTTAGTCAATAATTTATTAGTTTCAATTATTACTGATAAAGGCACACAACCTGTCATTAATACAGGCGATGTTAGCTAA
- a CDS encoding VOC family protein, whose protein sequence is MLHHIDIYVQNLDKQTEFWSWFLTELGYQQFQKWETGISWKKGDFYYVISVGDSQLIAEPYQKGRIGLNHLAFATEKRQTVDALSLQVEAHGGTILYATDYPYAGGSKHYALYFNDPEGMKMELVATEEV, encoded by the coding sequence ATGTTGCATCATATTGATATTTATGTTCAAAATTTAGATAAACAAACTGAATTTTGGTCATGGTTTTTAACTGAGTTAGGGTATCAACAATTTCAAAAATGGGAAACGGGGATTAGTTGGAAGAAAGGCGATTTTTATTATGTCATTTCAGTAGGCGATAGTCAGCTCATTGCCGAGCCATATCAAAAGGGGCGAATTGGATTGAATCACCTAGCATTTGCTACTGAAAAACGCCAAACGGTAGATGCATTAAGCTTACAAGTAGAAGCGCATGGTGGAACGATTCTCTATGCAACGGATTATCCTTATGCAGGCGGGTCAAAGCATTATGCCCTTTATTTTAATGATCCAGAAGGAATGAAAATGGAATTGGTAGCAACCGAAGAAGTTTGA